A DNA window from Anastrepha ludens isolate Willacy chromosome 6, idAnaLude1.1, whole genome shotgun sequence contains the following coding sequences:
- the LOC128865995 gene encoding proton-associated sugar transporter A, with amino-acid sequence MVGVAAAASEQSMSSTKNPMIKYMLKARENHARNQKHDYSHVFRLKTRFEMFRLAVIAMAIEFAYAAETSFVSPILLQIGIDHKLMTMAWGVSPVIGFFISPLLGSISDRCTLNWGRRRPIITVLSVGILTGLILVPYGKDLGLLLGDIGYNTTTTNNLTATNDGLAAALVSSDAENTDGPVTANFKFAAILTILGMVLLDLNADTCQTPARTYMLDVCVPEDQARGLTTFSLLAGFGGTIGYAIGGIDWEKTKFGAALGGNIPTVFGMVTIIFIICYFVTITTFREIPLRLIERDEMLRPLSATAIKKEITKKNNAVYYIKETDALELEYAKQEEKYDMESYQNGYSPAVANTNKDNQPSQSTPINNNKTMAVELDEGMDAPITLAKYLKSIFVMPRSMRILALTNLLCWMGHVTYCLYFTDFVGEAVFHGDPTAPPGSEAAELYEAGIRFGCWGMSVYALSCSIYSISVTKLRKLLGTKVVYITGILYYGVGMLILAIWPTKWGVIVFSTSAGILYGTIFTIPYILVANYHAKDCFRMHNGESVPLKQARGLGTDVAIISSMVFIAQLVISLSIGPLISWMKTTCAILYASTFLASIAAISAMFVLYV; translated from the exons ATGGTTGGTGTAGCCGCAGCTGCCAGTGAGCAGAGTATGTCATCGACGAAAAATCCAATGATTAAATATATGTTGAAAGCTCGCGAAAACCATGCTCGTAATCAGAAACACGACTACTCACACGTCTTCCGGCTCAAGACGCGTTTTGAAATGTTTCGGCTTGCCGTTATTGCAATGGCCATTGAGTTTGCCTATGCGGCCGAAACGTCCTTCGTGTCCCCGATCCTATTACAGATTGGCATCGATCACAAACTGATGACCATGGCCTGGGGCGTTTCTCCCGTTATTGGGTTTTTCATCTCACCATTATTAGGATCGATTAGTGATCGTTGTACACTTAATTGGGGTAGACGTCGACCGATCATTACTGTCCTATCGGTGGGTATCTTAACAGGCTTGATACTGGTGCCTTACGGAAAAGATCTTGGTTTATTATTGGGCGATATTGGATATAATACAACCACAACCAATAATTTAACGGCTACGAATGATGGATTAGCGGCTGCTTTAGTCTCATCTGACGCAGAAAACACGGATGGGCCGGTTACAGCGAATTTCAAATTTGCTGCGATATTGACAATACTTGGCATGGTACTGTTGGACCTGAATGCAGATACTTGTCAAACACCGGCTCGTACGTACATGTTGGATGTGTGTGTACCTGAGGATCAGGCACGTGgcctaaccaccttttcactgTTGGCAGGTTTCGGTGGTACGATTGGTTATGCCATCGGTGGCATCGACTgggagaaaacaaaatttg GCGCAGCATTAGGTGGCAACATTCCTACGGTTTTTGGAATGGTTACCATTATATTCATCATTTGTTACTTTGTCACCATTACAACGTTCCGCGAAATTCCACTGAGGTTAATCGAAAGAGACGAAATGTTGAGACCCCTTTCAGCCACTGCTATTAAGAAGGAAATAACCAAAAAGAACAACGCTGTTTATTACATTAAAGag ACCGATGCTTTGGAGCTAGAATATGCTAAACAGGAAGAAAAGTATGACATGGAAAGCTACCAAAATGGTTATTCACCAGCCGTGGCAAACACAAATAAAGATAATCAACCATCTCAGTCTACACCCATCAATAACAATAAGACAATGGCTGTTGAACTGGATGAAGGCATGGACGCGCCTATCACATTGGCAAAGTACTTGAAGAGCATTTTCGTGATGCCCCGTTCAATGCGAATACTCGCACTGACAAACCTTCTCTGCTGGATGGGTCATGTGACATACTGTTTGTACTTTACGGACTTCGTTGGGGAGGCGGTATTCCATGGAGATCCAACC GCTCCACCTGGCTCAGAGGCAGCTGAGTTGTATGAAGCCGGTATTCGCTTTGGTTGTTGGGGAATGTCTGTGTACGCTTTATCTTGTTCCATTTATTCGATTTCGGTAACCAAGCTGAGGAAGCTATTAGG AACTAAAGTTGTTTACATTACTGGCATACTGTACTATGGCGTGGGTATGTTAATATTGGCCATCTGGCCAACCAAGTGGGGTGTCATCGTGTTTAGTACTTCAGCGGGCATACTGTATGGCACTATTTTCACAATCCCATATATTCTGGTGGCCAACTATCATGCAAAAGATTGT TTCCGCATGCACAATGGCGAATCAGTTCCTTTGAAACAGGCCCGTGGCTTAGGCACCGATGTGGCGATCATTAGCAGTATGGTATTTATAGCGCAGCTGGTAATCTCATTGTCTATAGGTCCATTAATTTCATGGATGAAGACGACTTGTGCCATATTATATGCATCTACATTTTTAGCGTCAATTGCTGCAATATCTGCAATGTTTGTTTTATAtgtgtaa